The Streptomyces kanamyceticus DNA segment TGCTCGACGCCGTGGTCGTCGACGACCCGGCGGGGCAGCGGGCCCTGTGGCGCGTACGCGAGGACGCCAGCGGCACCGCGACCCGGATGCCGGACGAGGGGGGTACCTCCCTGTCCGAGCGGAGCCGAGGACTTGGGGGAGAGGCCTGGCCCGGCTGGGAGGACTGCGCGGTGCCGCCCGCCCGACTCGGGGCGTACTTGCGGGACTTCAGGACCCTGCTGACCGAGCACCACCTGCGCGGCACCCCCTACGGACACTTCGGGGACGGTTGCATCCACGTCCGCATCGACTTCGACCTGCTCGGCAAGGAGGGCATCGCGCGCTTCCGCCGCTTCTCCGAAGAGCTCGCCGACGTCGTCGTCGCGCACGGCGGCTCGCTCTCCGGCGAACACGGCGACGGACAGGCCCGCGCGGAACTCCTGCCGAAGATGTACGCCCCCGAACTCATCGCCCTCTTCGGGCGCGTGAAGGACGTCTGGGACCCGGCAGGCCTGCTCAACCCCGGCATGCTGGTGCGCCCCGACCCGCTGGACGCCAACCTGCGCTTCGCCCCGCTGCCGCGCGAGCCCGTCGACGTGGCCTTCGGCTACCCGCACGACGGCGGCGACTTCTCGGCGGCGGTCAGGCGGTGCGTGGGCGTCGCCAAGTGCCGCACGTCGACGGCGAACTCACCGACCGGCGTGATGTGCCCCTCCTTCCGCGCGACGGGCCAGGAGGAGCACTCCACGCGCGGGCGCGCGCGGCTGCTGCACGAGATGCTCGCGGGCGAGGTGGTGACCGACGGCTGGCGCTCGACGGAGGTCAAGGACGCGCTCGACCTCTGCCTGTCCTGCAAGGGCTGCCGCTCGGACTGCCCGGTGGGCGTCGACATGGCCACGTACAAGGCGGAGTTCCTGCACCACCACTACGAGGGCAGGCGCAGGCCAGCCGCCCACTACTCGATGGGGTGGCTGCCGCGCTGGCTGCGCGCCGTCGCGCTGACGCGCACGGCCCCGCTCGTCAACGCCCTCGCCCGGATCGGCCCGTTGGCCGCGGCGGGCAAGCGGCTCGGCGGGATCGCCCCGCAGCGCCAGGTGCCCGAGGTGGCGCCGCGCACGTTCCGGCAGTGGTGGCGGCGTACGGGGAAGCAGGCCGCGGGGCGTACGGGGAAGCGGACCGGGGGTACGGGGAAGCGGACCGCGGGGGCCCCGGACATCGTGCTCTGGCCCGACACGTTCACCGACCACCTCTCGCCGTCGGTGGGCCGGGCCGCGGTGCGGGTCCTCGCGGACGCGGGCCTCACCGTCGCGCTGCCGCCGCCGGGCGTCTGCTGCGGCCTGACGTACGTCTCCACGGGCCAGCTGGACGGCGCCCGCGCGGTGCTGCGCCGCACCCTGGACCGGCTGGCCCCCGTCCTCGACGCGGGCACGCCGGTCGTCGTCCTCGAACCGAGCTGCGCCGCCGCCCTCAGGACGGACCTGGTCGAACTCCTCGGCGACGACCCGCGCGCCCACCGCCTCGCCGCGTCCGTCCGCACCTTCGCCCAGGCCCTTGAGGAGCTGGCCCCGCAGTGGCGGCCGCCGCGCGTCGACCGCCCCGCGGTCGGCCAGACGCACTGCCACCAGCACGCGGTCCTGGGGGGCGCGGCCGAGCGCCGCCTGCGCGCGAAGGCGGGCCTGACGGGCGAGCTGAGCGGCGGCTGCTGCGGGCTCGCGGGAAACTTCGGTTTCGAGCGGGGGCATTACGACGTGTCGGTGGCCTGCGCGGAGGAACAGCTCCTGCCCGCCGTGCGCGACGCCCCCGCCGACGCGGTGGTGCTCGCCGACGGCTTCTCCTGCCGGACCCAGCTCGGCCAGCTGGCCGGGGTGCGCGGCAGGCACCTGGCGGAGATCCTCGCGGAGGGGCTGCCCAGATAGGGACCAAAGTCCCTGGTGGAAGGGACCTTTGCGGGTAGGGGGCGGTGTCCGGTTCCGGCAGGATCAGGATGGTTCATGATCATCTGTCGAGGCGTCAGCTGACGTACGCCCGTGAGAAGTCTGGTTGTGCCCGTGCCGGAAGAGCCGAAGGACCCCGAGCAGCGGAAGGGCCCCGAAGGGCCCGCGGAACCGGCGGCCCCGGGGGACGGCACGGGCCCCCGCGACGGCACGGGCCCCCGCGCCCTGGTCGTACGCAACCGCCACGACTCCATACCGATGGACCTGCTCTTCCGCGGCGACACGGCGGAACTGCCGAAGCCGACGAAGACGGCGCACGCACCGAAGTCCCCCCAGCCTCTGAAGTCCCTCCAGCCTCCAAAGTCCCCTCAGCCCCAGAAGTCCCCCGAGCCGACGGAGGAGTCCGGCGCGGCCAAGCGCCTCTCCCCGCCGCGCCCCGACCGTGACCTGGCCGAGCGGCGCGGTCCCGCGTGCTCCGGCTGGTGGGCGCTGCTCGTGGCGCTCCTGGCCCTCGGCGGAGCGGCCTGGCTGATCTGGGCGGGCGGTCTGGTCCCCGTACGGATCACGGACTTCCTCGCCCTCCCCGAACGGCCCCGGAACGGGCTGGTCGCCTGGCAGTGGGCGGCGGTCGGCGGCTGTGGAGCGGTCGCGCTGTTCGCGCTCGGCGGGCTCACGCGGGGGCGGGTCGGCAGCGCGTGGACCCTGTCGCTGTTCGGCCGCTACCGGGGGAGCGTACGGCGGACCGGACTCGTGTGGATCAGCCCGCTGATGCTGCGGCGCCGCGTGGACGTACGGCTGCGGCACTGGCGCAGCGAACCGATGGCGGCCGTCGACGCGGAGGGCATCGAACTGCGGGTCGTCGTCCTCGTGGTGTGGCAGGTCAAGGACGCGGCGCGGGCGCTGCTCACGGTGGACGACCACCTCGCGTACCTGCGGGAGCAGGTGGAGGCGGTGACGGCGCGGGTGGTGTCGCGGCTGCCCGCCGACTCGTTCCGGGAGCCCGCCGACGACGTGCCGACGCTGCGGGACGCCGAGGCGGTCGGCGACGCGCTCGGCGCCACGCTCGCCGCGGAGTGCAGGGCGGTCGGCGTCGAGGTGTTCTCGGCGCGGCCCACCCGCGTGGAGTACGCACCGGAGATGGCGGCGGCGATGCAGCGCAGGCAGCTCGCCGCGATCGACGCCAAACACCGGGACACCGTGCTGACCTCGGTGCTCGACGCGGTGGACGACACCGTGCGGCGCCTGACCGAGCGGGGGCTCGTCACACTCGACGACTACGAACGGAAGGCGCTGGTCAAGGACTTGACGGTGGCCTTCTACACGGCGCGGGGGAGCGCCGTGGACACCCACTGAGCGGCGGTGAGGAGGGGGCGCCGCCGAACCGACCGAGAGAGGCCGAAGTGCAGACACCCCGATTCACCGAGGAGATACCCGCCGACTGCGGGTGCGGACACTGCGCCGCGACGCCGTCCGCCGACCGCGCGGGCCAGCGCTGCGGGGTGCGCGGCGCGCTGGTCGCCGCCGTGGGAGCGGCGGTGCTCGTGGGCACCGCGGCGGGCCCGGCGGCCGCCGAACCCGCGCCGAGCCACGCGGGCTGGGACGGCTCCAAGTACTGGTACAAGGACGCGACCGGCTGGTGGCGCTGGACCTCGCACTACGACAAGTACGTGGCGCGCACGGGCAAGGCGGGCACGCACGCGGCCACTGGGACCGGGAAGGCGCGGCCCGCCGCCCGCGGGACCTCGTCCGGCGAGCCCACGTTCCGCGGGCGCGGGGGCTGGGACGCCACCGACCGCGTGTACTGGTACCAGAAGGCGGGGCACTGGTACTGGACCAGTCACCGGGACAAGTACGAGAGTCGCACGGGCCGTTCCGGAAGCCACGCGGCGAAGCCCGCACCGCGTCCGACGGGTTCGAGCAGTTCGGGCGGCTCGCGCGGCCACACCTCCGGAACGCCGAGCAGGCACGGCACGGAGGCGGCCATCTCGTACGCCATGTCGCACCTCGGCGACCCCTACGTCTGGGGCGGCAACGGGCCGCACGGCTGGGACTGTTCGGGTCTGGTGATGGCCGCCTACCGGCAGGCGGGCGTCAGCCTGCCGCGCGTCGCCGACGCGCAGTACCGCGCGACCCGGTCCCTCTCGCGGGGCGAGCTGCGCCGCGGTGACCTGGTGTTCTGGAGCGGCAACGGCAGTTCGTCGGGCATCCACCACGTGGCGATCTACCTGGGCGGCGGCCAGTACCTGGAGGCGCCCCGGCCCGGCAAGAGCGTCCGGATCTCGTCCTTCAGCTGGTACAACCCGAACATGTACGGCCGGGTGCGCTAGGGCCTGTCCGGCGGGTCAGGCGGAGTCCCGGCCCGTGACCTCGTGCGCGAGGGCGCACAGGTCGCGCAGGGCGGGATGGCTCGGCGGCCCGTCGCGGCGGGCCAGGAACACCGGGACCGGCGGGGCGTCGGGCAGCGGGACGTAGACGACGCCGGGGTGCGGGTGCAGGGCCGCGGTCGCGGTGGTCGTGACGCCGACCGCGCGGGACGCCGCGATCGCGGCCAGCCAGTCGTCGGTGTTGGCGACGGTGATCGTGCCGGTGGGCCGGGCGTCGACGGGCCACAGGTCGAGCGTGGTCGTACCGGACACGGTGTTGAGCGCGATCACGGCCCCGGCCAGCTCGTCGAGTGCCGCACTCCCCTGACCGGCCGGCGGACTGTCGGCGGGCACGGCGGCCACCCGCGCCTCCGTGTACAGGAGCTCCGTCACCAGGCCCGGGGTGCCGACGGGGCCGCGGAGCAGCGCGGCGTCGACCGCGCCCCGGGCGAGCCCCGCGGTGCGGTCGTCGATGCGGAGCAGTTCGAGCGGTACGTCGGGGTGGGCCTCGCGCCAGCGGCGCAGCAGGGGCGTGGTGTACGCGCCCGCGGCCGACCAGGCGTGCCCGAGGCGCAGCGCCCTGCGCACCGAACGCCCCACGTCCAGGGCGTCCTCGAAGGCGGCGACGGCGACGGCGGCCTTGTCGCGGAAGGCGCGGCCCTCGGGGGTGAGCGTGAGGTAGTGGGTGGACCGGTCCACTAGCCGCGCTCGCAGGGCGTCCTCCAGGGCGGCGAGGGTGCGGGACGCGGCGGGCTGGGTGATGCGGAGGCGGGCGGCGGCGCGGGTGATGTTGCCCTCGTCGGCGATGGCGAGGAAGCACCGCAGATGACGCAGCTCGATGGCCCCGGGCCCGGACGTTCCCTTTGTCATGCCTGCGGAGCATAACGGGAGCGCAATCGGCATTTCACGCGCCGCGCTCCGCGCCGTACCTTCGCCATGTGGACAGGTCTTGCGTACAGCAGCAAAAGGGCTCCACAATCCTGTCGTAGTCCAATAGCGTGGACGTCAAGGTCCAGAACAATGGACTGGTGGTAGCGCTGGAGGAATCCGGCGAACGGAAGACTCAGCGCAAGACTCAGGAGCGAAGGTGTCGAGTACCGATCAGGAGACGGCGACCGGCGGGCGTGCCGCGCTAGGGCCCGTCGGGCTCGTACTCGCCGGGGGCATCTCCGTGCAGTTCGGCGGGGCGATCGCCGTCAGCGTCATGCCGAAGGCGGGGGCGCTCGGCATCGTGACCCTGCGCCTCGCGTTCGCCGCGCTCGTGCTGCTCATCGTCTGCCGACCCCGGCTGCGCGGGCACTCGCGCGCGGACTGGGGCACGGTCGTCGCCTTCGGCGTCGCCATGGCGGGCATGAACGGCCTCTTCTACCAGTCCGTGGCCCGCATCCCCATGGGCCCCGCGGTCACGCTCGAGGTCCTCGGCCCCCTCGCCCTCTCCGTCCTCGCCTCCCGCCGGGCGGTCAACTTCATCTGGGCGGGCCTTGCCCTCTGCGGCGTCTTCCTGCTCGGCGGCGGTGGCGGGTTCAGCGGCCTCGACCCGGTCGGTGTGGCGTACGCGCTCGGCGCGGGGGCGATGTGGGCGACGTACATCGTCTTCAGCGCGCGTACGGGACGGCGCTTTCCGCAGGCCGACGGGCTCGCGCTCGCCATGGTCGTGGCGGCGGTCCTCTTCCTGCCGCTCGGCCTCGTGGAATCCGGCTCGAAGCTGGTCCGCCCCGAGGTGCTGGCGCTCGGCGCGGCGGTCGCCGTGATGTCGTCCGTGCTGCCCTACACCCTCGAACTCCTCGCGCTGCGGCGGCTGCCCGCGTCCACGTTCGCCATCATGATGAGCCTCGAACCGGCGATCGCGGCGGTCGCGGGCTTCCTCATCCTCGGCCAGGCGCTGGCTCTCAGCGAGGCGTTGGCGATCTCTTTGGTGATCGCGGCGAGCATGGGGGCGGTGCGGTCGCAGGTGGGGCGCCGGAGGGTTGCGCCTGCTGCTGCGGCGACGGTGCTACCGGAAGCGACGTCGGCCCTCCCTGAGCGGGAGCGCTCCCTGTAGGAACCTTTCCCACCCGCCCACCCGTATCTCCGCGACGGGCTCTTCCTGTAGGAGCCGCCCCGTGCGTCGTGGGGCGGGGCCGCGGCGGTATGTCCGTCCTCGCCGTCCCAGAGCATTGCCACACCACGGGCACCTCGGAACGAGGCCCCCAGTGCTCCGGGCGGACATACCGCCACGTCCCCTCAGGCCGGACGGCGGCTGCGGGTCGCGCTGCTGTGGGCAATCGTTCCGCACGGCGGAACGGGTGGGCACAGCCCCCGGCGCCGAGGGACGGTTACGGGGGCACAAGCCACAGTGCAGGTGGGCGCAGCCCCACCGGCCCGCAGCCGCCCGCGCTCCTGAGGGGACGTGGGGGTATGTGCGAACGGAGCACAGTGGAGACCGAGGCAAGGAAGCAAGGCCAGTAGCCCCCGCCCCGGGATGGCGAGTACGCACATACTCCCGCGGCCCCGCCCCCAAGACGAACCCAAGGCGAACCCGCACCAAAACTCATGCAAGCACGCTTGCTTGTTTCTGAAGCCGCTGGCATGCTCCAGGCACACCGCCGTCCCCGAGGGGAGCGCCCCGTGTCCGACGTCCTGCCCGTGCTCGCAGACCTGCGCCGTGAGAGTGAGGAACTCGACCGGCTCGTAGCGCAGTTGCCGTACGAGCGATGGGCGACCGGCACCCCCGCCACCGGCTGGACCGTCGCGCACCAGATCGCTCATCTCGCCTGGACCGACCGCGCCGCCCTCCTCGCCGCCACCGACCCCATCGCCTTCGCCGACGAAGTCGCGAAAGCCGCCGCCGCCCCCGACACCTTCGTGGACGACGGCGCCCAAGAAGGCGCCACTCTCCCGCCCGCCGACCTCCTCACCCGCTGGCGCACCGCCCGCGACAAGCTGTGGCACGTCCTCAGCGAGGCCCCCGCGGGCACCCGCCTGCCCTGGTACGGCCCGCCCATGGCCGCCCCCTCCATGGCGACCGCCCGCCTCATGGAGACCTGGGCCCACGGCCAGGACGTCGCCGACGCCCTGGGAGTGACGCGCGAGCCCACCGACCGTCTCCGTCACGTGGCCCGCATCGGCGTACGGACCCGCGACTTCGCCTACGCCGTACGGGGGTTGACCCCGCCCCAGGAGGAGTTCCGAGTGGAGCTGACGTCGCCCGTGACCGGGGAGACGTGGGAGTACGGTCCCGACGACGCACCCCAACGCGTCACCGGACCCGCCCTGGACTTCTGTCTGCTCGTCACGCGCCGAGCGCACCGCGCGGACCTGGACGTACGGGCCCAAGGCCCGGACGCCGACCGCTGGTTGGACATCGCGCAGGCCTTCGCGGGACCGCCCGGCACCGACCGCACCCCACGCGAGGGGACCTCCCGATGACCCCCGCCCCTCTCCGCATAGGCAACGCCTCCGGCTTCTACGGCGACCGCTTCGACGCCATGCGCGAGATGCTCACCGACGGCCCCCTGGACGTCCTCACCGGCGACTACCTCGCCGAACTGACCATGCTGATCCTCGGCCGCGACCGCCTCAAGGACCCGTCGCGCGGCTACGCGAAGACCTTCCTGCGCCAGCTGGAGGAGTGCCTCGGCCTCGCGCACGAACGCGGAGTCAGGATCGTGGCCAACGCGGGCGGCCTGAACCCGTCCGGACTGGCCGCAAGAATAAGGGAGTTGGTGCGGGAGCTGGGTATCCCCGTCGCCGTGGCGCACGTGGAGGGGGACGACCTCACCGCCCGCTTCCCCGGCGTACTCACCGCCAACGCCTACCTCGGCGGAGCCGGTATCGCGGAGTGTCTGCGCGCGGGCGCGGACATCGTGGTGACGGGCCGCGTGACGGACGCGGCCCTCGTCACGGGTCCGGCGGCCGCGCACTTCGGCTGGTCGCCGACGGACCACGACCGCCTGGCGGGAGCGGTCGTCGCGGGCCACATCCTGGAGTGCGGGACGCAGGCCACCGGAGGCAACTACGCGTTCTTCGCGGAGCGGGACGCGCGCGACCTGCGCCGCCCCGGCTTCCCGCTGGCCGAGATCCACGAGGACGGCTCGGCGGTCATCACGAAGCACGACGGCACGGGCGGTTTCGTCGACGTGGGCACGGTCACCGCGCAGCTGCTCTACGAGACGCAGGGGTCTCGGTACGCGGGCCCGGACGTGACCGCGCGGCTCGACACGGTGACGCTCACGGAGGAGGGTCCGGACCGGGTGCGCGTGACGGGCGTACGGGGTGAGGCGCCGCCGCCGACGCTGAAGGTGGGCCTGAACCGCCTTGGCGGCTTCCGCAACGAAGTGGTGTTCGTGCTGACCGGGCTCGACATCGAGGCCAAGGCGGCGCTGGTCCAGGCTCAGATAGAGGACGCGTTCGACAGGGGCAAGTCCCGTCCCAAGCAGGTTAGTTGGGAGCTGTCCCGTACCGATCGCCCGGACGCGTCGACCGAGGAGACGGCCAGCGCGCTGCTGCGACTCGTCGTGCGCGACGCGGACGCGGAAGCGGTCGGCAGGGCGCTCAGCGGCGCGGCGATCGAGCTGGCGCTCGGCAGCGTCCCCGGCTTCCACGTGACGGCGCCGCCGGGCAAGGGTGCGCCGTACGGGGTGTTCGAGGCGGCGTACGTGGAGCGGGACGCGGTGGAGCACGTGTCGGTGCTGCCGACGGGTGAACGCAGGCCGGTCGGTGAGGACACCGCGCACGACATTCTCGTACTGCGGGAGCCGACCTTGAAACCCCCGCCCCCCGAACCGCTCCCCCCGAGCCCCACCCGCCCCACCCCCCTCGGCCGCATCGCAGGCGCCCGCAGCGGCGACAAGGGCGGCGACGCCAACCTCGGCGTCTGGGTGCGCGGCGACGACGCGTGGCGGTGGCTCGCCCACGAGTTGACCGTCGACAGGCTTCGGCAACTCCTGCCCGAGACACGTGACTTGGTCATCACCCGCCACGAGCTGCCCAACCTGCGCGCCCTGAACTTCGTCGTGGAGGGGCTGCTCGGCGAAGGCGTCGCCGCGCAGGCCCGTTTCGATCCGCAGGCCAAGGGCCTGGGGGAGTGGCTGCGCGCCCGCCACCTGGACATACCGGAGGTATTGCTGTGACCGTCCTCGCCTCCGCGCTCGACCCCGCGAGCGCCGAGTACGCCGAGTACCGCGAGGCCATGCTGGCCAGGCTCGACGAGCTCGGCACCGAGCAGGCCAAGGCCCTGGAGGGCGGCGGCGAGAAGTACGTCCAACGTCACCACAAGCGCGGCAAGTTGCTGGCCAGGGAACGGATCGAGCTGCTCCTCGACCCGGATACGCCCTTCCTTGAGCTTTCGCCGCTCGCGGCCTGGGGCAGCGACTATCCGGTCGGTGCCTCCATGGTCACGGGCATCGGCGTCGTCGAGGGCGTCGAGTGTCTGATCACCGCCAACGACCCGACCGTACGCGGCGGCGCGAGCAATCCGTGGACGCTGAAGAAGGCGTTCCGGGCGCATGAGATCGGGCACGCGAACCGGCTGCCCTCGATCCACCTCGTGGAGTCCGGCGGCGCCGATCTGCCCTCCCAGAAGGAGATCTTCATCCCGGGAGGCGCCCTGTTCAAGCACCTCACGCAGTCATCGGCCGCCGGGATCCCCACGATCGCCGTCGTCTTCGGCAACTCCACGGCGGGCGGCGCCTACGTGCCCGGCATGAGCGACCACGTGATCATGGTCAAGGAGCGCGCGAAGGTGTTCCTCGGCGGTCCGCCGCTGGTGAAGATGGCGACCGGCGAGGAGAGCGACGACGAGTCGCTGGGCGGCGCCGAGATGCACGCCCGCACCTCGGGCCTCGCCGACTACCTCGCCGAGGACGAGCGCGACGCGCTGCGCCAGGCCCGCCGGGTCGTATCCCGCCTCAACTGGCGCAAGGAGTACGCCGATCCGGACCCGTCCGCGGTCCAGGCGCCCAAGTACGACGAGGACGAGCTCCTCGGCATCGTCCCCGGCGACCTGAAGAAGCCCTTCGATCCGCGCGAGGTGATCGCGCGGATCGTCGACGGCTCGGACTTCGACGAGTTCAAGCCGCTGTACGGGCCGAGCCTCGCCACGGGGTGGGCCTCGCTGCACGGCTATCCCGTAGGCATCCTCGCCAACGCGCAGGGCGTGCTGTTCAGCGAGGAGTCGCAGAAGGCGGCCCAGTTCATCCAGTTGGCCAACCAGCGAGACATCCCGCTGCTCTTCCTGCACAACACCACCGGATACATGGTCGGCAAGGAGTACGAGCAGGGCGGCATCATCAAGCACGGCGCGATGATGATCAACGCGGTCAGCAACTCGCGGGTGCCGCACCTGTCCGTCCTCATGGGCGCCTCCTACGGCGCCGGGCACTACGGCATGTGCGGGCGCGCCTACGACCCCCGCTTCCTCTTCGCCTGGCCGAGCGCCAAGTCGGCGGTGATGGGGCCGCAGCAGCTCGCGGGCGTGCTCTCCATCGTCGCCCGGCAGTCCGCCGCCGCGAAGGGGCAGCCCTACGACGACGAGGCGGATGCCGCGCTGCGCGCCATGGTGGAGCAGCAGATCGAGTCCGAGTCGCTGCCGATGTTCCTGTCCGGGCGGCTCTACGACGACGGGGTCATCGACCCGCGTGACACCCGCACCGTCCTCGGCCTGTGCCTGTCCGCGATCCACACCGCCCCCTACGAGGGCGCGCGCGGCGGCTTCGGCGTCTTCCGGATGTGAGGGCTCCCATGACTTCTGAGGAACTGCCCATGATTACTTCCCTGTTGGTCGCCAACCGGGGCGAGATCGCCTGCCGCGTCTTCCGTACCTGCCGGGAGCTCGGCATCGGCACGGTCGCCGTGTACTCCGACGCGGACGCGGACGCCCTGCACGTACGCGAGGCGGATTGCGCCGTACGCCTGCCGGGGGCGGCGCCCGCCGACACGTATCTGCGCGGCGAGCTGATCGTGAAGGCCGCGCAGGCGGCGGGCGCGGACGCCGTCCACCCCGGCTACGGCTTCCTCTCCGAGAACGCGGACTTCGCGCGCGCCGTCCTCGACGCGGGCCTGGTCTGGATCGGGCCGCCCCCGGAGGCGATCGAGGCGATGGCGTCCAAGACGCGCGCCAAGGAACTGATGGGCGTCGAGCCGCTCAAGGAGGTCACCGCCGCCGATCTGCCGGTCCTGGTGAAGGCGGCGGCGGGCGGCGGCGGGCGCGGGATGCGCGTCGTACGCGAACTAGACGCTCTGGACGGGGAGTTGGAGGCCGCGCGCGCCGAGGCGGCCAGCGCGTTCGGGGACGGCGAGGTGTTCGTCGAGCCGTTCGTCGAGGGCGGGCGGCACGTCGAGGTGCAGATCATGGCCGACGCGCACGGCACGGTGTGGCCGCTCGGCACCCGCGACTGCACGCTCCAGCGCCGCCACCAGAAGGTCATCGAGGAATCCCCGGCGCCCGGACTGCCCCCGGAACTCGTCGCCGAACTGCACGCGCAGGCCGTACGGGCGGCACGGGTCACCGAGTACCGGGGTGCGGGCACGGTCGAGTTCCTCGTCGCTGACGGGCGGGCGCACTTCCTGGAGATGAACACCCGGCTCCAGGTCGAACACCCCGTCACCGAGGCGGTGTTCGGCATCGACCTGGTGGCGCTGCAGATCCGGATCGCCGAGGGGCACCCGCTTACGGGGGAGCCGCCCGT contains these protein-coding regions:
- a CDS encoding acyl-CoA carboxylase subunit beta, with amino-acid sequence MTVLASALDPASAEYAEYREAMLARLDELGTEQAKALEGGGEKYVQRHHKRGKLLARERIELLLDPDTPFLELSPLAAWGSDYPVGASMVTGIGVVEGVECLITANDPTVRGGASNPWTLKKAFRAHEIGHANRLPSIHLVESGGADLPSQKEIFIPGGALFKHLTQSSAAGIPTIAVVFGNSTAGGAYVPGMSDHVIMVKERAKVFLGGPPLVKMATGEESDDESLGGAEMHARTSGLADYLAEDERDALRQARRVVSRLNWRKEYADPDPSAVQAPKYDEDELLGIVPGDLKKPFDPREVIARIVDGSDFDEFKPLYGPSLATGWASLHGYPVGILANAQGVLFSEESQKAAQFIQLANQRDIPLLFLHNTTGYMVGKEYEQGGIIKHGAMMINAVSNSRVPHLSVLMGASYGAGHYGMCGRAYDPRFLFAWPSAKSAVMGPQQLAGVLSIVARQSAAAKGQPYDDEADAALRAMVEQQIESESLPMFLSGRLYDDGVIDPRDTRTVLGLCLSAIHTAPYEGARGGFGVFRM